The sequence ATGCACGGTTGGTCGGAATTTAAGCGCGGCAATAATCGCGCAGCAATTGAATCGTTCACCGTTGTTCTCGACCGCAAACTCGCCAATGCAGATGCGAACCTGGCAGACCTTTCCAGCAGCGACCGCAATATGGTGGGTGATACCTTGCGGGTCATGGGGATCGTATTTTCTTACCTCGATGGTGCCGAGGCGATTACCGGTATCTACAACGATCTGGGGCAGCGCCACTATCAGCACCTCCTCTATATGCAGCTCGGTGAGTTGTACCTGGAGAAAAAGCGGTTCCGCGACAGTGCGGATACCTTTAGTCACTATATAAAAACCTTTCCGCAAACCGATTACGCCCCGCTGTTTGCGGTTCGTGCAATTGATGTCTTGATGAAAGGCAATTTTCCGAGCGAGATTCTTCCTGCCAAAGAGCAATACGTAAAAGACTACGGTGTATACAGCAGTTACTGGCAGAGCCGAAGCGACGATCAGCGCAAAATGTTGTTGCCGCAATTGCATACTTATCTGGAAGAACTTTCCAGCTATTACCACGCCAGCGCGCAGGACTTGAAAAAGCAGGTTGCGCGTTATCAGGCGGCAAAAGCGAATGGCAAAAAACCTGGCTTTGAATTGCCGGACGAAACACCGCAAACCTATTTTCTGTCAGCCGCAGGCTATTACGAACAGTTTCTTGCCACCTTCCCCGGCGATGAGAAAACCGGCGAAATGACCTACCTGATGGCAGAGGCCAACTATGAAGCCGGTCAATTGCGTCCTGCCATTGTGGCCTACGAAAAAGTCGCTTACGACTTGCTCGACAAAGAGCACGGCGGCGAAGCGGGTTATGCGGCGCTTATCGCGATGCAGGAATTAATCGAAGGCTTTACTGTTACCAGCGAAGCTGATCAAACGCAGTTAGCCGAGTGGCGCACACACAAAATTAACAGCTCCATCAGTTTTGCCGATTATTACCCGGAAGATCGCCGTGCGGCGCCGGTGTTAACCAAGGCCGCGCAGGATGTGTTTCAGCAGGGCGATTTACCGCGTGCAGTGTCGATTGCCACGCGTATGACGCAATGGCAGCCCGCGCCGCCGGCGTCCCTGCAAAAAACAGCCTGGCTGGTACTCGGGCATTCGCAATTCGATCTGGGTAATTTTAACGAAGCCGATGCAGCTTACCGTCAGGTTCTGGCGCTGTTGCCAGAGGAAGATCCAGAGCGGGAGTCGGTGACCGAGCGGCTTGCGGCCAGCATGTATAAATCCTCCGAGCAACAAATTGCCGCGGGCGACAAGATGCCAGCCGTTGCGAAAATGTTGCAAATTGCCAGCGTGGCTCCGGGCACCACCATCGCGATTAAAGCGCGTTACGACGCAGCCAATTTGCTGATGGACATGAATAACTGGAGTGAGGCTGAGCGGGTATTGTTGGATTTCCGTACCCGCTACCCAGAGCATGAACTGACAGCCACACTGCCACCCAAGCTGGCGATGATTTATCAGGAAACTGAACAGTGGGACAAAGCTGCGCAACAGCTGGCGGTAATGGCCAAATCTGGTGACCCCGAGGTGATGCGGCAGTCGCTGTATTTGTCTGCCGAGCTTTTTGAAAAGTCCGGCGATAAAGCGCGTGCACTGGAGCAATACCGCAGCTACGCGAACCAGTACCCAGCGCCGTTTGATATCGCCACCGAAGCGCGCTTTAAGCTGGTGAGCCTGTACGGCGAAAGCGGTGACTCCAGCAAGCGCTATTACTGGCTGAAGGAACTGGTAAAAGCCGACAAGGCCGCCGGTAGCACGCGCACCGATCGTTCGCGCTACCTGGCTGCGATGGCAACCGCGGAATTTGCCGAAGATGATTACAACCGATTCAACAGTATTAAATTGAGCTTGCCTATTAAGAAAAGCTTGAGCAAAAAGAAAGCCGCGATGGATCAGACTTTGAAATCTTATCGCGCGGTGCTCGATTATGGCGTTGCGGAATTTACCACCGAAGCGAATTACCGGATCGGTATGTTGTACGCGCAGCTAAGTCGCGACCTGATGGATTCGCAACGTCCACCGGGGCTGGATCTGCTGGCGATGGAGCAATACGAAATTTTGTTAGAAGAGCAAGCCTACCCGTTTGAGGAAAAAGCCATTGATATCCATGCCAACAACGCACAACGCGCATGGGAAGGCCTCTACGACGACGGTGTAAAACACAGCTTCGACGCGCTGGCCAAGTTGTTACCTGCTCGTTATGGTAAAACCGAAGTGCAGGGGGAGGTGAGTCGTGGCTTGCACTAAGCGACTGTTAATTATTGCGCTGGCAACGGTGTTGTCCGCTTGTGAAATGGCCGGGAAAAAAGCGGTTGATTCGGCGGCGGACGAAACTGAGGTTCAGTCTGAATCGGATGGAACCGAAAAAATTGCCGCACTTCCTAACCCCTATTTAGCGCAGTCGGTGGATGTTCCTCGCGAAGCCGCCGCAGAGTTTAATCGTGCGCTGGCAGTGATGGAAAACGGCGACTGGGAAAAAGCCGAAGGTATGTTGTTTCTGTTGACCGAAACCTGGCCCAACTTGTCCGGGCCCTGGGTAAATTTAGGCATTGCGCAAGCACAACAGAAAAAATGGCAAGACGCTGAAGCAAGTTTTACAAAGGCGATTAATGTTAATCCCCTCAATGGCGACGCTTACACGCATCTCGGTGTGTTGTATCGGGAGCAGGGCAAGTTTGTCGAGGCTGAAACCACTTATCTTAAAGCGCTTGAGGTATGGCCGCACAACCCGGACGCGCTGCGTAACCTGGGTATTCTCTACGATCTCTATATGGGCAAGCTGGCACAGGCGTTAGCACAATATCAGCTTCTGGCGAAGATTTTGCCTGAAGAGAATCGTAAGCTTAAAGGTTGGATTATTGATTTGGAGCGTCGAGTTGAAGATGCTCAACCAGAGGCCGCCACAGAATGATGAAATTCAGTTTTTTTGTCTGCAGTTTGTTGCTGTCGTTGGCGACTGCAGCACAGGAACCCGACGTGGTGGAAATGGGAGCAACGGTTACCGGCAACCAGGAGCAACCCAAGGTTATTTACATCGTACCCTGGAAACAGGCGGACGACGACACAATTTTATATTTGCCGTTAAACGGCAAAACTAACGCAATTTTTGGTCACGTAGAGCGCAGTGAGCATCTGCGTGAACTCAAATTTATCGACGAACTTCATCAAAAATAAATTATCAGGCATTCTTTTCGGAGGCACTTGTTCCATGAATACAGTTGTAAATTTCTTTCAAAGCGGTGGTCCTTTTATGTATCCCATCGCGCTGGTTCTTGTGGTCGGCTTAGCGCTGGCCGTGGAGCGCTGGTTGTTTTTAACAACCGCGAAGGCAAGCAACCGTCGCACGTTTAATCGCATTCTGCCTCTGCTGCAAAAAAAGGATTTTGCATCCATTGTGGAAGTTGCGCGCCAGAGTAAAGCGCCGGTTGGCCGCATTGTTGCCGCGGGTATCGCCCGCTTGCAGCAAACGCCGCGTCGCGAAGAAGTGGAATTTGCGATGGAAGAAGGCGTGATGGAAGCTGTTCCTCGCCTGGAAAAACGCACACCTTACCTGGCCACACTCGCCAATATTGCGACCCTGCTCGGGCTGCTGGGAACCATTATGGGTTTGATCGCGGCGTTTACCGCGGTTGCCAACGCGGACCCTGCGGAGAAAGCCAACTTACTTTCACAAAGTATTTCTGTTGCGATGAACACCACCGCGTTCGGTTTGATGTCGGCAATTCCTCTCCTGCTCGCGCA comes from Teredinibacter turnerae and encodes:
- a CDS encoding tetratricopeptide repeat protein; this encodes MACTKRLLIIALATVLSACEMAGKKAVDSAADETEVQSESDGTEKIAALPNPYLAQSVDVPREAAAEFNRALAVMENGDWEKAEGMLFLLTETWPNLSGPWVNLGIAQAQQKKWQDAEASFTKAINVNPLNGDAYTHLGVLYREQGKFVEAETTYLKALEVWPHNPDALRNLGILYDLYMGKLAQALAQYQLLAKILPEENRKLKGWIIDLERRVEDAQPEAATE
- a CDS encoding tetratricopeptide repeat protein, which gives rise to MKPYRLIALAVAVHTLAGCAWLGLGEPNYGKTLADMSEAEIPSDPMPVEPTTMDQIEDSYRAALDVASDPAVRHQILVRLADLEMKRSEQEQLDAQTQKEFFGDAVSMYEELIKLNQERPINGELMSNERLLYRLSKAYALDGRMAASDAVLAELVESYPESAYAAEAEFRRAEQAFTHGDYEQAEKLYQQVVDAGENTPFYENAVYMHGWSEFKRGNNRAAIESFTVVLDRKLANADANLADLSSSDRNMVGDTLRVMGIVFSYLDGAEAITGIYNDLGQRHYQHLLYMQLGELYLEKKRFRDSADTFSHYIKTFPQTDYAPLFAVRAIDVLMKGNFPSEILPAKEQYVKDYGVYSSYWQSRSDDQRKMLLPQLHTYLEELSSYYHASAQDLKKQVARYQAAKANGKKPGFELPDETPQTYFLSAAGYYEQFLATFPGDEKTGEMTYLMAEANYEAGQLRPAIVAYEKVAYDLLDKEHGGEAGYAALIAMQELIEGFTVTSEADQTQLAEWRTHKINSSISFADYYPEDRRAAPVLTKAAQDVFQQGDLPRAVSIATRMTQWQPAPPASLQKTAWLVLGHSQFDLGNFNEADAAYRQVLALLPEEDPERESVTERLAASMYKSSEQQIAAGDKMPAVAKMLQIASVAPGTTIAIKARYDAANLLMDMNNWSEAERVLLDFRTRYPEHELTATLPPKLAMIYQETEQWDKAAQQLAVMAKSGDPEVMRQSLYLSAELFEKSGDKARALEQYRSYANQYPAPFDIATEARFKLVSLYGESGDSSKRYYWLKELVKADKAAGSTRTDRSRYLAAMATAEFAEDDYNRFNSIKLSLPIKKSLSKKKAAMDQTLKSYRAVLDYGVAEFTTEANYRIGMLYAQLSRDLMDSQRPPGLDLLAMEQYEILLEEQAYPFEEKAIDIHANNAQRAWEGLYDDGVKHSFDALAKLLPARYGKTEVQGEVSRGLH
- a CDS encoding MotA/TolQ/ExbB proton channel family protein, producing the protein MNTVVNFFQSGGPFMYPIALVLVVGLALAVERWLFLTTAKASNRRTFNRILPLLQKKDFASIVEVARQSKAPVGRIVAAGIARLQQTPRREEVEFAMEEGVMEAVPRLEKRTPYLATLANIATLLGLLGTIMGLIAAFTAVANADPAEKANLLSQSISVAMNTTAFGLMSAIPLLLAHAMLQSKTTEIIDSLEMAGVKCLNTMSNTNVFAARPRATGEVAR